A window from Rhizosphaericola mali encodes these proteins:
- a CDS encoding SusC/RagA family TonB-linked outer membrane protein, which yields MKKKIFKASSFLSLVLAMSTMTTQAQQVDSTATNAKDSTKKVDKVMDEVVVVAYGSQRVKNLTGSMATVGGAKLADKPFSSVDKALQGQVAGLQVTSGSGAAGSSTDIRLRGIGSISASSSPLWVIDGVIASSGDWSSNTTSQNVLSSLNPDDIASITVLKDAAATAIYGSRAANGVIIVTTKKGQAGTTKVDFVGQWGGNSRAFYNQNNRPMTTPEYMKAFDMALQNAGYSNSYASSADIMVNDFDMDTTVNTNWYNLVNRTGNQAQYNLSLSGGNEKTQFYASSGYFTQDASTINSNFKRYNGSINVHHKASDRLTLDIGLNGAYSKQQTPLNGGAFGNPNLASYFVPSWYSPYKSDGSLNYGTDEFPTGGGVFNPLVIAAYDKYTSSQFTMRGFVSGKYQILNNLSFTSKFSSEYFDLNEYQYNNPLYGDGYSFGGDAYAYDTKVFNYTWTNLFNYKLNLNSAKDINLDITAGQEAYKHNYNIMTASGKVMPQNLEKQDLTVAGVPTAATTGKSYNAMNSYLANAVFNIKDRYVISGSFRRDGSSVFGANHRWGNFFSVGGSWNINNEDFMKNISWLNVLKLRGSYGENGNAIGFGDYSSVKYYTYGSNYNNQAGMVISNVGNPDLTWEKNKIFDIGLDWAFFENRLSGSIDYYNRATSNLLISVPLSYTTGYTSGELMNVGSMRNRGLEFTINGTPIKTKDFSWDVSFNISHNNNKVTKLYNGNPISNGQFRITEGHNIQEYYLREWAGVDKTNGNALWYTNGADTATTSNISNAGYSLTGKTAMPKYFGGFTNTFTYKNFSLTAVFNYNFGNYVEDSWASYYNSDGTYYGSFQQSNLQLQAWTPENTNTNVPKLVYGNSSSSRSMSTRFLYKGNYIRLRTLQFDYRLPKSVLDKFKLTNVDFFFSATNWWTFATDKNIPFDPESGVNATTNLNVPINKTITGGIKIGL from the coding sequence ATGAAAAAGAAAATTTTTAAAGCATCTTCTTTTTTGAGCTTGGTATTAGCAATGTCTACAATGACTACACAAGCACAGCAAGTAGATTCTACTGCTACAAATGCAAAAGATTCTACAAAAAAAGTGGATAAGGTAATGGATGAAGTAGTAGTGGTCGCCTATGGATCCCAAAGAGTTAAAAATTTGACTGGTTCAATGGCTACTGTTGGAGGTGCCAAATTGGCTGATAAGCCTTTTTCTTCTGTAGATAAAGCGCTTCAAGGACAAGTAGCTGGTTTACAAGTTACTTCCGGGTCAGGTGCAGCAGGATCTTCTACAGATATCAGATTAAGAGGTATTGGATCTATTTCTGCAAGTTCTAGTCCTCTATGGGTAATTGACGGTGTAATTGCATCTAGTGGAGATTGGTCTTCTAACACAACTTCTCAAAACGTTTTAAGCAGTTTAAATCCAGATGATATAGCTAGTATCACTGTATTGAAAGATGCTGCTGCAACTGCAATCTATGGATCTAGAGCTGCTAATGGAGTCATCATTGTTACTACTAAAAAAGGACAAGCAGGAACAACAAAAGTTGATTTTGTAGGTCAATGGGGTGGTAATTCAAGAGCGTTTTATAATCAAAATAATAGGCCAATGACAACACCTGAATATATGAAGGCGTTTGACATGGCTTTACAAAATGCTGGTTATTCTAATAGTTATGCATCTTCTGCAGATATCATGGTCAATGATTTTGACATGGATACTACCGTAAATACAAATTGGTATAATCTTGTGAACAGAACTGGAAATCAAGCACAATATAATTTGAGCCTTTCTGGAGGTAATGAGAAAACTCAATTTTATGCATCCAGTGGTTATTTTACACAAGACGCATCAACCATAAATTCAAATTTCAAAAGATATAATGGATCTATAAATGTACACCACAAAGCTTCAGATCGTTTAACTTTGGATATAGGTTTGAATGGTGCGTATTCCAAACAACAAACGCCACTAAACGGTGGAGCATTTGGAAATCCAAATCTAGCGTCTTATTTCGTTCCATCTTGGTATTCCCCATATAAAAGTGATGGAAGCTTAAACTATGGTACGGATGAATTTCCAACTGGAGGAGGAGTATTTAATCCATTAGTGATCGCAGCATATGATAAATACACAAGTTCTCAATTTACAATGAGAGGTTTTGTATCTGGTAAATATCAGATTTTAAATAATTTAAGCTTTACTTCAAAATTCAGTTCTGAATATTTTGATTTGAATGAATATCAATATAACAACCCACTTTATGGTGATGGTTATAGTTTTGGAGGCGATGCTTATGCATATGACACAAAAGTTTTCAATTATACTTGGACAAATTTATTCAATTATAAATTAAACTTAAATAGCGCTAAAGATATCAATTTAGATATCACAGCTGGACAGGAAGCTTACAAACATAATTATAATATTATGACTGCTTCTGGTAAAGTAATGCCACAGAATTTAGAAAAGCAAGATTTGACGGTTGCTGGTGTACCTACTGCAGCAACTACTGGAAAATCATATAATGCTATGAATTCTTATTTGGCAAATGCGGTCTTCAATATTAAAGACAGATATGTAATTTCGGGATCTTTCCGTAGAGATGGATCTTCTGTTTTTGGTGCTAATCATAGATGGGGTAATTTCTTTTCCGTAGGAGGTTCTTGGAATATTAATAATGAAGACTTCATGAAAAATATTTCTTGGTTGAATGTTTTAAAATTAAGAGGTTCTTATGGTGAGAATGGTAATGCAATCGGATTTGGTGATTATTCTTCAGTTAAGTATTATACTTATGGAAGTAATTATAACAACCAAGCAGGTATGGTAATATCTAATGTTGGTAATCCAGATTTAACTTGGGAAAAAAATAAGATTTTTGATATAGGCCTTGATTGGGCATTTTTTGAAAATCGTTTATCTGGTAGTATTGATTATTACAACAGAGCAACAAGTAATTTGTTAATTAGTGTGCCATTATCTTATACAACAGGTTATACAAGTGGAGAATTGATGAATGTTGGATCTATGAGAAATAGAGGATTAGAATTTACAATCAATGGTACTCCTATTAAAACAAAAGATTTTAGCTGGGATGTAAGTTTCAATATTTCACACAATAATAATAAGGTTACTAAACTTTACAACGGAAATCCTATATCAAATGGCCAATTTAGAATTACCGAAGGGCATAATATACAAGAGTATTATCTAAGAGAATGGGCTGGTGTTGATAAAACAAATGGTAATGCTTTATGGTATACTAATGGCGCAGATACAGCTACGACAAGTAATATTAGCAACGCAGGATACAGCTTGACTGGTAAAACTGCTATGCCAAAGTATTTCGGAGGTTTTACGAATACATTTACTTATAAGAATTTTAGTTTGACTGCTGTGTTTAACTATAATTTTGGAAATTACGTAGAAGATTCTTGGGCTAGTTATTATAATAGTGATGGTACTTATTACGGATCTTTCCAACAGTCTAATTTGCAATTGCAAGCTTGGACACCTGAAAATACTAACACAAATGTTCCTAAATTAGTTTACGGTAATTCATCTAGTTCAAGAAGTATGTCTACAAGATTTTTATATAAGGGGAACTATATAAGATTAAGAACTTTACAATTTGATTATAGACTACCAAAATCTGTTTTAGATAAATTTAAATTAACCAATGTAGACTTCTTTTTCTCAGCTACCAATTGGTGGACATTTGCAACGGATAAAAATATTCCGTTTGACCCAGAGTCTGGTGTAAATGCAACGACTAATTTAAATGTGCCTATAAACAAGACTATCACAGGTGGGATAAAAATTGGTTTATAA
- a CDS encoding RagB/SusD family nutrient uptake outer membrane protein, producing MSFRKINILLSSSFAALIGLTSCSKSFIERNPVDPVTEPEAITNASGMQDALVGVYASYRATSFYGEDLPIIGDVSADNSFIAASNSGYYLTPYQYTFVNNDANYTEMWKQGYNIILNANKIINSSPTGDAETIGEIRSQAYALRALAYFKLINIYARPYTDNPSDSGISITLTDSSAAKPSRNTIKQVYTQIISDYKAALDSAPAYDNSVTLSQYAIEGLLSKAYLYMGDYTNALTQAEDVINNSGFSLVPSSSYASFWSNAAVQQNQQEVMFEIDANSINNNGYDDFAGQYANGYSQIFCDSALYASYSSTDVRRSVLESDTTLVAGKPRIVVHVNKFPNAANADRDNIKVIRLAEVYLIAAEAAYRTGDQATALQYLNALAQTRDPQLTAYASSGTQLLTDIINERRKELAFEGDRLYDLNRLQQTLYRNGTPYKGLPLTSQYITIAYDFYKRIAPIPLDELNANSNMTQNPGY from the coding sequence ATGAGTTTTAGAAAAATTAATATATTATTGAGCTCGTCTTTTGCAGCTCTTATTGGACTAACATCTTGTTCCAAGAGTTTTATTGAACGAAATCCAGTAGATCCAGTTACTGAACCAGAAGCTATTACAAATGCTTCTGGTATGCAAGACGCTCTTGTTGGGGTATATGCGTCTTACCGAGCTACATCTTTCTATGGAGAAGATTTGCCTATTATTGGAGATGTAAGTGCGGATAATTCATTTATTGCGGCAAGCAATTCTGGCTATTATTTAACACCTTATCAGTATACATTCGTTAATAACGATGCTAATTATACTGAAATGTGGAAGCAGGGTTACAATATTATTTTAAATGCAAATAAAATAATTAATTCCTCTCCAACAGGTGATGCAGAAACTATTGGTGAAATTAGATCTCAAGCTTATGCGCTAAGAGCTTTAGCCTATTTTAAATTAATCAATATTTATGCACGTCCTTATACTGACAATCCGAGTGACTCTGGTATTTCTATAACTTTGACTGATAGTTCTGCGGCCAAGCCATCTAGAAATACAATTAAGCAAGTATATACTCAAATAATTAGTGATTATAAAGCGGCTTTAGATTCTGCACCAGCATACGACAATTCTGTAACTCTAAGCCAATATGCAATTGAAGGATTATTATCAAAAGCATATTTATATATGGGAGATTATACAAATGCCTTAACTCAAGCAGAAGATGTCATAAATAATAGTGGATTTTCTTTAGTTCCAAGTAGTTCTTATGCTAGTTTTTGGAGTAATGCTGCGGTTCAACAAAATCAACAAGAGGTGATGTTTGAAATTGATGCAAATTCCATCAATAATAATGGATATGATGATTTTGCTGGTCAGTATGCCAATGGTTACTCCCAAATTTTCTGTGATTCAGCATTATATGCTTCTTACTCATCTACAGATGTAAGAAGATCTGTATTAGAATCTGATACAACCTTGGTTGCTGGAAAACCTAGAATAGTAGTACATGTCAATAAATTTCCAAATGCAGCAAATGCGGATAGAGATAATATAAAAGTGATAAGATTAGCCGAAGTTTATCTCATTGCAGCAGAGGCCGCTTATAGAACAGGCGATCAAGCAACAGCTTTGCAATATTTAAATGCATTAGCACAAACTAGAGATCCTCAGTTAACTGCTTATGCCTCATCAGGTACTCAGTTATTGACAGACATTATCAATGAAAGAAGGAAAGAACTTGCATTTGAGGGAGATAGGTTGTATGATCTAAATAGATTACAACAGACCTTGTATAGAAATGGAACTCCATATAAAGGTTTACCATTAACCTCTCAATACATTACAATTGCGTACGATTTTTATAAGAGAATTGCTCCGATTCCTTTAGATGAATTAAATGCAAATTCAAATATGACACAGAATCCAGGATATTAA
- a CDS encoding SusC/RagA family TonB-linked outer membrane protein — protein MTKSGLMMFAMLICTSVVLGQQKVFIGKLTDSTGAPIRGASVTIQGHRTGVITGDDGSFQLKANNGDILNIAALNYKNQSFSIGTESQATITLSAAATNLDEVVVTAMGIRRDKNTLPYAAQQISGDQMAQTAANSNPLSTLSGKVAGLQITQQSTLGGSTNVILRGVKSLTQNNQALFVIDGVPYDNTPQSTNGVDLGNAGNDIDPSDIASVTVLKGPAASALYGSRASNGVIMITTKKGSRGLNVGVTLGGNLGYIDGTTLPKYQTQYGGGYYTTWQDYATYNGVTAPVGQFGADASTGPAFDGSQVYQWDAFVPGGANYQKTTTWQYNPKTTIQNFLQHPVNSSVGVSVNGANDKGYFKMNYVNDYGKGMIPNSNIKKNMLTFGASYALLSNLKVSGQITYNNTAGQNRNAYAYSASGQSVMRDVRQWWQTNVGFDDLKNEYYNSGGQNMTWNWASAADAESNVEGSITTPAYHDNPYWAAYKDMERDSRDRYFGRVQIDYDIYKDLSFMARVARDSYDQTAEFGLNKGGVDISQYWRYNTNYSEMNYDFLFNYHHDINNDWSVKGLLGSNIRRQDQYQLYATTDGGMEIADVFTLSNTINQSSPTETQWKRGINGIFAGGTLDYKKLLTLDATIRRDVSSTLPKANNTFYYPSFSLNFQFGKLLRNWNWLSNAKAWANYAIVGNDAPVYSTQNYYQFINSFNNQAVLYNPTTNANPNLKPEKTKSAEVGLEASFLHNRIGFTADYYDARTVDQIMPSNVSASTGYTAFFVNGGTMQNKGVEVSLNATPVLTKNFSWEVTVNWSKNIQKVLSLYGGSQNYTVATYQNSIRLQATVGKAYQLQGSDYEYVNGQKEIDADGYYVLKSNQYSNLGTPNPTWIGGIRNNFTYKNVTLGFLIDVRKGGSLYSLDMDYGSVSGLYPRTAGINANGVAIRTPIAQGGGIILDGVHADGSKNTTYVDESDVNGETGGYTFSSSYNEAAKEFVYDAGYIKLREVSLNYNFPKSVYSKLSFVKGLNFSLTGRNLWIIHKNVPYADPEQGQASGNASMGYQNGAYPNVRELGAQLKVNF, from the coding sequence ATGACTAAGTCTGGCCTAATGATGTTTGCAATGCTTATTTGTACTAGCGTTGTGCTTGGACAGCAAAAAGTATTTATCGGTAAACTTACAGATTCTACTGGAGCCCCTATTCGCGGTGCTTCTGTTACTATTCAAGGACATCGAACTGGCGTTATTACTGGCGATGACGGATCTTTTCAGTTAAAGGCAAATAATGGTGATATTCTGAATATTGCGGCATTGAATTATAAAAACCAATCATTCAGTATTGGAACAGAAAGCCAGGCGACAATTACTTTAAGTGCGGCGGCCACTAATTTAGATGAGGTCGTTGTAACTGCAATGGGTATTAGAAGAGATAAAAATACTTTACCATATGCTGCGCAACAAATATCAGGAGATCAGATGGCGCAAACTGCAGCAAACAGTAATCCTTTGTCAACATTATCAGGAAAAGTTGCAGGTTTACAAATAACTCAACAAAGCACACTAGGAGGATCCACAAATGTAATTTTACGAGGCGTTAAATCATTAACACAGAACAATCAAGCGCTATTTGTTATAGATGGTGTTCCATATGACAATACTCCACAGAGTACAAATGGTGTTGATTTAGGTAATGCGGGTAATGATATTGATCCTTCAGATATCGCAAGTGTCACTGTACTAAAAGGGCCTGCTGCATCGGCATTATATGGTTCAAGAGCCTCCAATGGTGTAATTATGATCACTACTAAAAAAGGATCAAGAGGTTTAAATGTTGGAGTTACTTTAGGGGGAAATTTAGGTTATATCGATGGTACTACCTTACCTAAATATCAAACTCAATATGGAGGTGGTTATTATACAACTTGGCAAGACTATGCTACTTACAATGGAGTCACAGCTCCTGTCGGTCAATTTGGCGCAGATGCGAGTACTGGTCCGGCATTTGATGGTTCTCAAGTATATCAATGGGATGCTTTTGTGCCTGGAGGAGCCAACTATCAGAAAACTACAACTTGGCAATATAATCCCAAAACCACTATCCAAAATTTCTTACAACATCCTGTAAATAGTTCGGTTGGAGTGAGTGTAAATGGAGCCAATGATAAGGGCTATTTCAAAATGAACTATGTAAATGACTATGGAAAAGGTATGATACCAAATAGTAACATAAAAAAGAATATGTTAACCTTTGGAGCCTCTTATGCTCTCTTATCTAATTTGAAAGTATCTGGTCAGATTACGTATAATAACACTGCAGGTCAGAACAGAAATGCATATGCGTATAGTGCAAGTGGTCAGAGTGTAATGCGAGATGTAAGACAATGGTGGCAAACAAATGTAGGTTTTGATGACTTGAAAAATGAGTATTACAACTCTGGTGGTCAAAATATGACTTGGAACTGGGCATCAGCTGCAGATGCAGAAAGTAATGTAGAAGGAAGTATTACCACTCCTGCCTATCATGATAATCCATATTGGGCCGCTTATAAAGATATGGAGCGTGACAGTCGTGATCGTTATTTTGGCCGTGTTCAAATTGATTATGACATTTACAAAGATTTGTCATTTATGGCTCGTGTGGCTAGAGACTCATATGACCAAACTGCGGAATTTGGTTTAAATAAAGGAGGGGTAGATATTTCTCAATATTGGAGATACAATACTAACTATAGTGAAATGAACTATGACTTCTTATTTAACTATCATCATGATATTAATAACGACTGGTCCGTTAAAGGGTTATTAGGTTCAAATATTAGACGTCAAGACCAATACCAATTGTATGCAACCACAGATGGTGGTATGGAAATCGCTGATGTATTTACCCTTTCAAATACGATAAATCAATCTTCTCCGACTGAAACTCAATGGAAAAGAGGTATCAATGGTATCTTTGCGGGGGGTACATTGGATTACAAAAAATTATTGACTTTGGATGCGACAATTAGAAGAGATGTTTCCTCTACTCTGCCAAAAGCTAATAATACATTCTACTACCCATCATTCTCTCTTAATTTTCAATTTGGAAAGTTGTTAAGAAATTGGAATTGGTTATCTAATGCTAAGGCTTGGGCTAACTATGCAATTGTTGGTAATGATGCACCAGTTTATAGTACTCAGAATTACTATCAATTTATTAACTCATTTAATAATCAGGCAGTTTTGTATAATCCAACTACCAATGCAAATCCAAACTTAAAACCAGAGAAAACAAAATCTGCGGAAGTTGGTTTAGAAGCTAGTTTTCTTCATAATCGTATTGGATTTACTGCTGATTATTATGATGCAAGAACGGTTGATCAAATCATGCCTTCAAATGTCTCTGCATCCACAGGATACACTGCATTTTTTGTAAATGGAGGTACAATGCAAAATAAAGGAGTGGAAGTTTCTTTGAATGCAACTCCCGTGTTGACTAAAAACTTTTCTTGGGAAGTGACAGTAAACTGGAGCAAGAATATACAAAAAGTATTATCGCTTTATGGCGGAAGTCAAAACTATACGGTAGCAACGTATCAAAATTCAATTCGCTTACAAGCTACTGTAGGAAAAGCATATCAACTACAAGGATCTGATTACGAATATGTGAACGGACAAAAGGAGATTGATGCGGATGGATATTATGTATTAAAATCCAATCAATATTCTAATCTTGGAACTCCAAATCCAACATGGATTGGTGGTATCAGAAATAATTTTACCTATAAAAATGTAACCTTAGGATTTTTAATTGATGTACGTAAAGGCGGTAGCTTATATTCTCTTGATATGGACTATGGTTCGGTTTCAGGTCTATACCCAAGAACTGCAGGTATTAATGCAAATGGAGTAGCTATTAGAACCCCAATCGCTCAAGGAGGTGGAATAATTTTGGATGGTGTTCACGCAGATGGTTCAAAAAACACAACTTATGTCGATGAATCTGATGTTAATGGAGAGACTGGTGGATACACATTTAGCTCTTCTTATAATGAAGCCGCTAAGGAATTTGTATACGATGCAGGTTATATTAAATTGAGAGAAGTTAGTTTAAATTATAATTTCCCTAAATCAGTTTATAGTAAACTATCTTTTGTAAAAGGCTTGAATTTTTCTTTGACGGGAAGAAACTTATGGATAATACATAAAAATGTACCATATGCTGATCCAGAACAAGGGCAAGCATCTGGAAATGCGTCTATGGGATATCAAAATGGAGCTTATCCAAATGTTAGAGAGTTAGGCGCACAGTTGAAAGTTAATTTCTAG
- a CDS encoding SusD/RagB family nutrient-binding outer membrane lipoprotein → MMRKNYKRMLGLFTIGGILLASCSKLTSMNDNPKATTNVAASAVFTYGQKKLVDNYTSPSVSVNVFRTLSQEWTECTYVYAAKYVFTAYTPQSNWWNYLYSQVLNNLEDAKNKWVNTGEDSSIVNNERRITDMLEVYTFNMLTGTFGDIPYTASLNTDIPFAEYDSSQTIYNDLLYRLDTSISRLNSAATAMGEADLFYNGDISKWKKFGASLMMKIAIQLADYNSTLSKSYVTKAIDYGILASNDDNATFTYSSSSTNNINPIAAALNSSYSTRHDFCPAGLLVNYMNTYSDPRRAYIFRLYNDSAYVGGVAGSSNSYDKVSLFSTSLINPTMPGTILDYTTMQFLMAEAVERGFTTGTAATYYNNAITSSIEFWGGSAADATTYLAQSGVAYSSATGTWKQKLGYQKWLANFNNPYDAWTDVRRLGYPNLDTKETRPNNTDAGDFPYRLTYPSNESGSNTTNWETAVSHLTGGADVVTAKLFWIP, encoded by the coding sequence ATGATGAGAAAAAATTATAAAAGAATGTTAGGTTTGTTTACAATTGGAGGAATTTTATTGGCTTCATGTAGTAAACTGACTTCAATGAATGATAATCCGAAAGCAACTACCAATGTGGCAGCGAGTGCGGTTTTTACATATGGGCAAAAAAAATTAGTCGATAACTATACAAGTCCATCGGTTTCCGTTAACGTATTTAGAACTTTATCTCAAGAATGGACGGAATGTACGTATGTATATGCAGCGAAGTATGTATTTACGGCCTATACACCACAGTCAAATTGGTGGAATTATTTATACAGCCAAGTGCTTAATAATTTAGAAGATGCTAAGAATAAATGGGTAAACACGGGAGAGGATTCTAGTATTGTTAATAATGAAAGGAGAATTACAGATATGTTAGAAGTTTATACTTTTAATATGCTTACAGGTACATTCGGAGATATTCCTTATACGGCGTCTTTGAATACAGATATTCCATTTGCTGAATATGATAGCTCACAAACAATATATAATGATTTGTTATATAGATTGGATACTTCTATTTCTAGATTGAATTCTGCTGCTACGGCTATGGGTGAAGCGGATTTATTTTATAATGGAGATATTTCAAAATGGAAAAAGTTTGGAGCTTCTTTAATGATGAAAATAGCGATCCAATTGGCCGACTATAATTCAACATTATCAAAATCTTATGTAACAAAGGCGATTGATTATGGTATCTTAGCATCAAACGATGACAATGCAACGTTTACTTACTCAAGTAGTTCAACAAACAATATCAATCCAATTGCCGCAGCATTGAATTCTTCATATAGCACAAGACATGATTTCTGTCCTGCTGGATTGTTGGTTAATTATATGAATACTTATAGTGACCCTAGAAGAGCGTATATATTTAGATTATATAATGATAGTGCATATGTTGGTGGTGTTGCCGGATCATCTAATAGCTATGATAAAGTTTCGTTGTTTTCGACATCTTTAATTAATCCAACTATGCCAGGTACAATATTAGACTATACAACTATGCAATTTTTAATGGCAGAAGCAGTAGAAAGAGGATTTACAACTGGAACTGCGGCAACATATTATAATAATGCTATTACATCTTCTATTGAATTTTGGGGAGGCTCCGCTGCCGACGCAACAACATATTTAGCACAATCTGGTGTTGCATATTCATCTGCTACTGGTACTTGGAAACAAAAATTAGGATATCAAAAATGGTTGGCAAATTTCAATAATCCTTACGATGCTTGGACTGATGTGAGAAGATTGGGATATCCAAATCTTGATACTAAGGAAACTCGACCCAATAATACAGATGCAGGAGATTTTCCTTATAGATTAACTTATCCATCTAATGAATCAGGATCTAATACTACAAATTGGGAAACTGCAGTTTCTCATTTAACTGGTGGTGCAGATGTTGTTACTGCTAAATTATTCTGGATTCCATAG
- a CDS encoding fructosamine kinase family protein: MQANLQNYIAQQISENQNIDFTDTRFSIVYGGDINETGVLYNDDFEFFVKINQNKPVDFFEKEVHGLDTLRHAKHTLKIPTPYLHGTWDRYSFLVMEYLQEDYQEHNVSEKLGIGLAELHQNIWDKFGLSENNYLGSQPQDNEPKSNWAEFYAERRLIPMSIRAMNNGYFSNTDMNKMENLCEHLPQIFPNEAPALIHGDLWNGNYGCVVPKQPSIFDPAIYYGNREMDIAMTLLFGGFDAAFYDGYLNTFPLQKGWQSRVEICQLYPLLMHLNHFGRSYYPPIQKVLEPF, encoded by the coding sequence ATGCAAGCAAATTTGCAAAATTATATAGCCCAACAGATCAGTGAAAATCAAAATATTGATTTTACGGATACGCGATTTTCAATCGTATATGGAGGGGATATCAATGAAACTGGCGTTTTATACAATGATGATTTTGAATTTTTTGTAAAAATAAATCAAAACAAACCAGTAGATTTTTTTGAAAAAGAAGTCCATGGTTTGGATACATTACGCCATGCTAAACATACTTTAAAAATACCTACACCATACTTACATGGCACTTGGGACAGATATTCGTTTCTCGTCATGGAATATTTGCAAGAAGATTATCAGGAGCACAATGTATCCGAAAAATTAGGAATTGGTTTGGCTGAATTACATCAAAATATTTGGGATAAATTCGGTTTATCAGAAAATAATTATCTCGGTTCGCAGCCACAAGACAATGAACCAAAAAGTAATTGGGCGGAATTCTATGCTGAGAGAAGATTGATTCCAATGAGCATCAGAGCGATGAATAATGGATATTTTTCCAATACGGATATGAACAAAATGGAAAATCTTTGCGAGCATTTGCCTCAAATTTTCCCAAATGAAGCACCAGCTTTAATTCATGGAGATCTTTGGAATGGAAATTATGGATGTGTTGTACCCAAACAACCATCTATATTTGATCCGGCTATTTATTATGGTAATAGAGAAATGGATATTGCCATGACGTTGTTATTTGGAGGATTTGATGCCGCTTTTTATGATGGATATTTGAATACTTTCCCATTGCAAAAAGGTTGGCAATCTCGTGTAGAAATTTGTCAATTATATCCTTTACTAATGCATTTGAATCATTTTGGAAGAAGTTATTATCCTCCTATTCAAAAAGTATTGGAACCTTTTTAA
- the pepE gene encoding dipeptidase PepE, translating to MIRNIILASTSTLFGGQYLEYLKDELLIHFSGVKKLLFIPFARPSGISYDEYTNRATCFFKNIGIEVVGIHTVEKKIEAIEKAEAIFTGGGNTFLLVQQLYKFQLLDAIRNAVNNGTPYLGCSAGTNIGGLSMKTTNDMPIVYPPSFDTLGLVPFNLNPHYLDPDPHLKHNGETRETRILEFLSQNETPVVGLREGSWLYIKDDKITLKGNLQARIFEKNKTPYEIPPMTDLSLLK from the coding sequence ATGATTAGAAATATCATTTTAGCAAGTACATCTACCCTATTTGGCGGTCAATATTTAGAATATTTGAAAGATGAATTGCTAATTCATTTTAGCGGTGTAAAAAAATTGCTTTTTATACCATTTGCACGGCCATCAGGGATTTCGTATGATGAGTACACAAATAGAGCTACCTGTTTTTTTAAAAATATTGGAATCGAAGTAGTGGGTATTCATACTGTTGAAAAGAAAATAGAAGCAATCGAAAAAGCAGAGGCAATATTCACAGGCGGGGGAAATACGTTTTTATTGGTGCAACAACTATATAAATTTCAACTCCTCGATGCGATTCGAAATGCAGTAAATAATGGAACGCCTTACCTTGGTTGTAGTGCAGGAACGAACATTGGAGGATTGAGTATGAAAACGACGAATGATATGCCGATCGTCTATCCGCCGTCTTTTGATACGTTAGGATTAGTTCCGTTCAATTTGAATCCGCATTATTTAGATCCAGATCCACATTTGAAACATAATGGGGAAACGAGAGAAACTCGAATTTTGGAATTTTTATCCCAAAATGAAACACCCGTTGTTGGTTTGCGTGAAGGCAGTTGGCTTTATATCAAAGACGACAAAATTACTTTAAAAGGAAATTTACAAGCACGCATTTTTGAAAAAAATAAAACACCATACGAAATTCCACCAATGACTGATCTTTCTCTTCTGAAATGA